One Pseudomonas muyukensis DNA segment encodes these proteins:
- a CDS encoding DUF3015 domain-containing protein, translated as MKRILLGTLFAAVSINAMAESPGGPNCGWGNLLFEGQRGTPAHFLASTTNGTSGNATFGMTSGTNGCSTKAALTYGGKSWFAMNGMMNELSEDMAQGQGEALTTYAVVLGVAPEDRAHFAAVTHEHFQQIFSSADVTAETVHSNTLAVLKSDPQLAKYATEA; from the coding sequence ATGAAACGGATTCTTCTGGGTACTCTGTTCGCCGCTGTCTCGATCAACGCCATGGCCGAATCGCCAGGCGGCCCGAACTGCGGCTGGGGCAACCTGCTGTTCGAGGGCCAGCGCGGCACCCCGGCCCACTTCCTGGCTTCCACCACCAACGGCACCTCCGGCAACGCAACCTTCGGCATGACCTCGGGCACCAACGGCTGCTCGACCAAGGCCGCACTCACCTATGGCGGCAAGTCCTGGTTCGCCATGAACGGCATGATGAACGAGCTCTCCGAAGACATGGCCCAGGGCCAGGGCGAAGCCCTGACCACCTATGCCGTGGTCCTCGGCGTGGCCCCTGAAGACCGCGCGCACTTCGCCGCCGTCACCCACGAGCACTTCCAGCAGATCTTCAGCAGCGCCGACGTGACTGCCGAAACTGTCCACAGCAACACCCTGGCCGTGCTCAAGAGCGACCCGCAACTGGCCAAGTACGCCACCGAGGCTTGA
- a CDS encoding Lon protease family protein: MPDPVASRLRLAPEALTRRFSPEQFAFSNTDDLEPFRGVLGQERAVEALQFGVAMPRPGYNVYVMGEPGTGRFSFVKRYLKAEGKRQQTPADWLYVNNFEDSREPRALELPAGSAHAFISDMGGLIDNLLATFPAVFEHPAYQQKKSAIDRAFNQRYDRALDVIERASLEKDVALYRDSSNVAFTPMADGKALDEAEFAQLPEDVRERFHEDIAELEERLNEELSSLPQWKRESNNQLRQLNEETITLALQPLLAPLSEKYAENAAVCAYLQSVQLNLLRTVVEQLVDDAKTDAVARKMLEEQYAPSLVVGHCGNGGAPVVFEPHPTYDNLFGRIEYSTDQGALYTSYRQLRPGALHRANGGFLILEAEKMLGEPFVWDALKRALQSRKLKMESPLGELGRVASVSLTPQMIPLSVKLIIIGSRQLYYALQDHDSDFQEMFRVLVDFDEDMPMVDENLEQFAQLLRTRTNEEGMAPLTSDAVARLATYSARLAENQSRLSARIGDLFQLVSEADFIRQLANEAMTDAGHIERALKAKATRTGRVSQRVLDDMLAGIILIDTEGAAIGKCNGLTVLEVGDSAFGMPARISATVYPGGSGIVDIEREVNLGQPIHSKGVMILTGYLGSRYAQEFPLAISASIALEQSYGYVDGDSASLGEACTLISALSRTPLKQCFAITGSINQFGEVQAVGGVNEKIEGFFRLCDARGLTGEQGVIIPRANVATLMLDERVLQAVEAGQFHVYAVSQADEALSLLVGEEAGALDDKGQFVEGSVNARVVERLREIAEMISEEEIKEAEKERLEEMVAQAKPA; the protein is encoded by the coding sequence ATGCCCGATCCTGTCGCCTCGCGCCTGCGTCTCGCGCCCGAAGCCCTGACCCGGCGTTTCTCCCCCGAGCAGTTCGCTTTTTCCAATACCGACGATCTGGAGCCGTTTCGTGGAGTCCTGGGCCAGGAGCGTGCCGTCGAGGCCCTGCAGTTCGGCGTGGCCATGCCGCGCCCCGGTTACAACGTGTACGTCATGGGCGAGCCTGGCACGGGTCGCTTCTCGTTCGTCAAGCGCTACCTGAAGGCCGAGGGCAAGCGTCAGCAGACCCCGGCCGACTGGCTGTACGTCAACAATTTCGAGGATTCCCGCGAGCCGCGTGCCCTGGAGCTGCCGGCCGGCAGCGCGCACGCCTTCATCAGCGACATGGGCGGGCTGATCGACAACCTGCTGGCGACCTTCCCGGCGGTATTCGAACACCCCGCGTACCAGCAGAAGAAAAGCGCCATCGACCGTGCCTTCAACCAGCGCTACGACCGCGCCCTCGATGTGATCGAGCGCGCCTCGCTGGAAAAGGACGTGGCCCTGTACCGCGACAGCAGCAACGTCGCCTTCACCCCCATGGCCGACGGCAAGGCCCTGGACGAGGCCGAGTTCGCCCAACTGCCCGAGGACGTGCGCGAGCGCTTCCATGAGGACATCGCCGAACTCGAGGAGCGCCTCAACGAGGAGCTGTCGAGCCTGCCGCAGTGGAAGCGCGAGTCGAACAACCAGCTGCGCCAGCTCAACGAAGAGACCATCACCCTGGCCTTGCAGCCGCTGCTGGCGCCGCTGTCGGAAAAGTACGCGGAAAACGCCGCGGTATGCGCCTACCTGCAATCGGTGCAGTTGAACCTGCTGCGCACCGTGGTCGAGCAACTGGTCGACGACGCCAAGACCGACGCGGTGGCGCGCAAGATGCTCGAGGAGCAGTACGCCCCCAGCCTGGTGGTCGGCCACTGCGGCAATGGCGGCGCGCCGGTGGTGTTCGAGCCGCACCCGACCTACGACAACTTGTTCGGGCGCATCGAATACAGCACCGACCAGGGCGCGCTGTACACCTCCTACCGCCAGTTGCGCCCGGGCGCGCTGCACCGTGCCAACGGCGGCTTCCTGATCCTGGAGGCCGAGAAGATGCTCGGCGAGCCGTTCGTCTGGGACGCGCTCAAGCGCGCCTTGCAGTCGCGCAAGCTGAAAATGGAGTCGCCGCTCGGCGAGCTGGGCCGGGTCGCCAGCGTGAGCCTGACGCCGCAGATGATCCCGCTCAGCGTCAAGCTGATCATCATCGGTTCGCGCCAGCTGTACTACGCGCTGCAAGACCACGATTCGGACTTCCAGGAGATGTTCCGGGTGCTGGTCGACTTCGACGAAGACATGCCCATGGTCGACGAGAACCTGGAGCAGTTCGCCCAGTTGCTGCGCACCCGTACCAACGAGGAAGGCATGGCACCGCTGACCAGCGACGCGGTGGCGCGCCTGGCCACCTACAGCGCGCGCCTGGCCGAGAACCAGTCGCGGCTGTCGGCGCGCATCGGCGACTTGTTCCAGCTGGTCAGCGAGGCCGACTTCATCCGCCAGCTGGCCAACGAGGCGATGACCGACGCCGGACACATCGAGCGCGCGCTCAAGGCCAAGGCCACGCGCACCGGGCGGGTCTCGCAGCGGGTGCTCGACGACATGCTCGCCGGGATCATCCTGATCGACACCGAGGGCGCGGCGATCGGCAAGTGCAACGGCCTGACCGTGCTGGAGGTCGGCGACTCGGCGTTCGGCATGCCGGCGCGCATCTCGGCCACCGTCTACCCCGGCGGCAGCGGCATCGTCGACATCGAGCGCGAGGTCAACCTGGGCCAGCCGATTCACTCCAAGGGGGTGATGATCCTCACCGGTTACCTGGGCAGCCGCTATGCCCAGGAATTCCCCCTGGCGATCTCGGCGAGCATCGCCCTGGAGCAATCCTACGGTTATGTCGATGGCGACAGCGCCTCGCTGGGTGAGGCCTGCACGCTGATCTCGGCCTTGTCGCGCACGCCGCTCAAGCAGTGCTTTGCCATCACCGGCTCGATCAACCAGTTCGGTGAAGTGCAGGCGGTGGGTGGGGTCAACGAGAAGATCGAGGGCTTCTTCCGCCTGTGCGACGCCCGTGGCCTGACTGGCGAGCAGGGGGTGATCATCCCGCGCGCCAACGTCGCCACGCTGATGCTCGACGAGCGCGTGCTGCAAGCGGTCGAGGCTGGGCAGTTCCATGTGTATGCGGTCAGCCAGGCCGACGAAGCCTTGAGCCTGCTGGTGGGCGAGGAGGCCGGCGCGCTGGACGACAAGGGCCAGTTCGTCGAGGGCAGCGTCAATGCGCGGGTGGTCGAGCGCCTGCGCGAGATCGCCGAGATGATCAGCGAGGAAGAGATCAAGGAGGCCGAAAAGGAACGGCTGGAAGAGATGGTGGCCCAGGCCAAGCCGGCTTGA
- a CDS encoding TIGR00645 family protein — protein sequence MERILENAMYASRWLLAPIYFGLSLGLLALALKFFQEIIHVLPNVFTLAEADLILVILSLIDMSLVGGLLVMVMISGYENFVSQLDIDESKEKLNWLGKMDSSSLKMKVAASIVAISSIHLLRVFMDAQNISTDYLMWYVIIHMTFVISAFVMGYLDRITKH from the coding sequence ATGGAACGTATCCTCGAAAACGCGATGTATGCCTCGCGCTGGCTGCTCGCCCCGATCTATTTCGGCCTCTCGCTGGGCCTGCTGGCATTGGCCCTGAAGTTCTTCCAGGAAATCATCCATGTCCTGCCCAACGTCTTCACCCTCGCCGAAGCCGACCTGATCCTGGTGATCCTGTCGCTGATCGACATGTCGCTGGTTGGCGGCCTGCTGGTGATGGTGATGATCTCCGGCTACGAGAACTTCGTCTCGCAGCTGGACATCGACGAGAGCAAGGAAAAGCTCAACTGGCTGGGCAAGATGGATTCCTCGTCGCTGAAGATGAAGGTCGCCGCCTCGATCGTGGCCATTTCCTCGATCCACCTGCTGCGGGTGTTCATGGATGCGCAGAACATCTCCACCGACTACCTGATGTGGTACGTGATCATCCACATGACCTTCGTCATCTCGGCGTTCGTCATGGGTTACCTGGATCGCATCACCAAGCACTGA
- a CDS encoding DUF6482 family protein, with amino-acid sequence MNLHQLNTEARAGHVDELNLIAIEGGDYLLEARVKGRAHPLDDTRGQRLRVHSVEDARLLLQALPLLSMNLVHWSVQDEMCGLGVHPEEDLKVPISQRSAW; translated from the coding sequence ATGAACCTGCATCAGCTCAACACCGAGGCCAGGGCTGGCCATGTCGACGAACTGAACCTGATCGCCATCGAAGGCGGCGATTACCTGCTCGAGGCCCGGGTCAAGGGCCGCGCCCATCCCCTGGACGATACCCGTGGCCAGCGCCTGCGGGTGCATTCGGTGGAGGATGCGCGCCTGCTGCTGCAAGCCCTGCCGCTGCTGTCGATGAACCTGGTGCACTGGTCCGTGCAGGACGAGATGTGCGGCCTTGGCGTGCACCCGGAAGAAGACCTCAAGGTCCCGATTTCCCAGCGTTCGGCCTGGTAG
- a CDS encoding Lnb N-terminal periplasmic domain-containing protein: protein MLKRLAPLALLFSAALHAAPQIDSARVQQLAATPYWIALGHYETAKLGGWRSYVDDPRFFLAEDGAHHPEQELQATVAALYAPASLGDRHAQCVFPARTRWLREQLALSDLPRPACQEFSTWYQSIDPHSAALIFPAAYLNSPSSMFGHTLLRIDQSSTQRNDTTLLSYAINFGAYIEGSDNSILYAWKGLMGGYPGLFAMMPYQEKLSEYRSLENRDLWEYQLDLTPEETGRMVEHVWELKQIKFDYFFFDENCSYRLLELLQVARPSLDLTAQFPLTAIPTDTVKAVKQSGLVADVRYRPSRERELLARAEPLAPGEKQQVLAISRDTAYLQDPAFTALPRERQALMQDAAYRLERYRANGQERDPAQAGRSYELLRAINRNPPPPLQIERPGLPEDGHQSRTWQLGVGSREDRAYAEYGLRMAYHDLNDNLYGFPLGAQIEILQLKLRQYEGNDWQVQRLDLATIRSLTPRNALLKPWSWQVAGGLERVPGKHDDEVLVSQVNGGAGGTWQLGDELLGFALGTLRIEHHNDFAEFVAPAAGFNGGLLWRNPLGNLTLEAKGDYFSNGEVRRSVSLNQQWEVSQNLGLRLSASRQFSHLATAQNEVMLELKWYHY from the coding sequence ATGCTCAAACGCCTCGCTCCCCTGGCGCTCCTGTTCAGCGCCGCGCTGCACGCCGCACCCCAGATCGATTCGGCCCGTGTCCAGCAACTGGCGGCCACGCCCTACTGGATCGCCCTGGGCCACTACGAGACCGCCAAGCTTGGCGGCTGGCGCAGTTACGTCGATGACCCGCGCTTCTTCCTTGCCGAGGACGGCGCCCATCATCCCGAGCAGGAACTGCAAGCCACGGTCGCCGCGCTGTACGCCCCGGCGAGCCTGGGCGACCGGCATGCCCAGTGCGTGTTCCCGGCGCGCACCCGCTGGCTGCGCGAGCAACTGGCGCTCAGCGACCTGCCGCGCCCGGCCTGCCAGGAGTTCAGCACCTGGTACCAGTCGATCGACCCGCACAGCGCGGCGCTGATCTTCCCGGCCGCCTACCTCAACAGCCCCTCGTCGATGTTCGGCCACACCCTGCTGCGCATCGACCAGTCCAGCACCCAGCGCAACGACACCACGCTGCTGAGCTACGCGATCAACTTCGGCGCCTATATCGAAGGCAGCGACAACAGCATTCTCTACGCCTGGAAAGGCCTGATGGGCGGCTACCCCGGGCTGTTCGCGATGATGCCCTACCAGGAAAAACTGTCCGAGTACCGCAGCCTGGAAAACCGCGACCTGTGGGAGTACCAGCTGGACCTGACCCCGGAGGAGACCGGGCGCATGGTCGAGCACGTGTGGGAGCTCAAGCAGATCAAGTTCGATTATTTCTTCTTCGACGAAAACTGCTCCTACCGCCTGCTGGAGCTGCTGCAGGTGGCACGCCCGAGCCTGGACCTGACCGCGCAGTTCCCGCTGACCGCCATCCCCACCGACACGGTCAAGGCGGTGAAACAGTCTGGCCTGGTCGCCGACGTGCGCTACCGGCCATCGCGCGAGCGCGAACTGCTGGCCCGCGCCGAGCCGCTTGCGCCTGGCGAAAAACAGCAGGTGCTGGCCATCAGCCGCGACACCGCCTACCTGCAAGACCCCGCCTTCACCGCCCTGCCCCGCGAACGCCAGGCCCTGATGCAGGACGCCGCCTACCGCCTGGAGCGCTACCGCGCCAATGGCCAGGAACGCGACCCGGCCCAGGCCGGGCGCAGCTATGAGCTGCTCAGGGCGATCAACCGCAACCCGCCGCCACCCTTGCAGATCGAACGCCCCGGCCTGCCCGAGGACGGCCACCAGTCGCGCACCTGGCAACTGGGGGTAGGCAGCCGCGAAGACCGCGCCTACGCCGAATACGGCCTGCGCATGGCCTACCACGACCTCAACGACAACCTCTACGGCTTCCCCCTGGGCGCACAGATCGAGATCCTCCAGCTCAAGCTGCGCCAGTACGAAGGCAACGACTGGCAGGTGCAGCGCCTGGACCTGGCCACCATCCGCTCGCTGACGCCACGCAACGCGCTGCTCAAACCCTGGTCGTGGCAGGTTGCCGGGGGCCTGGAACGGGTGCCGGGCAAGCATGACGACGAGGTGCTGGTCAGCCAGGTCAATGGCGGCGCCGGCGGCACCTGGCAACTGGGCGACGAGCTGCTGGGCTTCGCCCTGGGTACTCTGCGCATCGAGCACCACAACGACTTCGCCGAGTTCGTCGCGCCCGCGGCCGGGTTCAACGGCGGCCTGCTGTGGCGCAACCCGCTGGGCAACCTGACGCTGGAGGCCAAGGGCGACTACTTCAGCAATGGCGAGGTGCGCCGCAGTGTCAGCCTGAACCAGCAGTGGGAAGTGAGCCAGAACCTAGGGTTGCGCTTGAGTGCATCCCGCCAGTTCAGCCACCTGGCCACGGCGCAGAACGAGGTGATGCTGGAGTTGAAGTGGTATCACTACTGA
- a CDS encoding GreA/GreB family elongation factor encodes MSRAFVNEDQAAAQASQPVERRVSDQPNYVTASGLAQLQQRVAALNALRSELQAQGERADKQRLADAERDLRYFNARVQSAQLVPAPTSTEKAQIGSRVRFVDEAGQEQEVRLVGEDEADAVHGLINWGSPLGRALLGAGPGDEVLWRRPAGDQMIEVLEVRVET; translated from the coding sequence ATGAGCCGAGCATTCGTCAACGAAGACCAGGCCGCCGCCCAGGCCAGCCAGCCGGTGGAGCGGCGCGTCAGCGACCAGCCCAACTACGTCACCGCCAGCGGCCTGGCCCAGCTGCAGCAACGCGTGGCAGCGCTCAATGCCCTGCGCAGCGAACTGCAGGCCCAGGGCGAACGAGCCGACAAGCAGCGCCTGGCCGATGCCGAGCGCGACCTGCGCTATTTCAATGCGCGGGTACAGAGTGCCCAGCTGGTGCCGGCGCCGACGTCTACCGAAAAGGCACAGATTGGCAGCCGGGTACGCTTCGTCGACGAGGCCGGCCAGGAGCAGGAGGTGCGGCTGGTGGGCGAGGATGAAGCGGATGCCGTTCACGGGCTGATCAACTGGGGCTCGCCGCTGGGGCGGGCGCTGTTGGGGGCAGGGCCTGGGGATGAGGTGCTGTGGCGCAGGCCGGCGGGGGATCAGATGATCGAGGTGCTTGAAGTCAGGGTTGAGACTTGA